From a region of the Ardenticatena maritima genome:
- a CDS encoding fumarylacetoacetate hydrolase family protein, with product MKFVSYRRLPHGKRSRAGLLMGDRVVDIAVAWDWARAFGYDLRPPAPVTMLDFIRRGYERWHELFDALDDVLEQSDSRHMSTQEGVLVQSVSDVELLPPLPNPTSLRDFYAFEQHVKTAYANRGRDVPPEWYEIPVFYFSNHQAIIGPDAPVVRPKRSRALDYELEVAAIIGKPGRDIAPEDAMDYVFGFTIMNDWSARDLQMQEMRVLLGPAKGKDFATSLGPWIVTPDELADVATDRPGVYDLTMVARVNGEERSRGNWKDIYYSFGEMIARASEDVWLYPGDVIGSGTVGTGCLLEITRAQGPWLEPGDVVELEVERLGVLRNRVAAPDETTD from the coding sequence ATGAAATTTGTGAGTTATCGCCGCCTTCCGCATGGCAAGCGCTCGCGTGCCGGCTTGTTGATGGGCGACCGTGTTGTGGATATTGCCGTTGCCTGGGATTGGGCGCGGGCGTTTGGGTATGATTTGCGCCCCCCGGCGCCCGTCACCATGCTTGATTTCATTCGCCGTGGGTATGAGCGGTGGCATGAACTGTTCGACGCCCTTGATGATGTGCTCGAACAGAGCGATAGCCGCCATATGTCCACGCAGGAAGGCGTCTTGGTGCAGTCTGTGAGCGATGTTGAATTGTTACCGCCCTTGCCGAATCCCACCAGCCTGCGCGATTTCTACGCCTTCGAGCAGCATGTCAAAACCGCCTACGCCAACCGCGGGCGCGACGTTCCCCCGGAGTGGTACGAAATTCCCGTGTTCTACTTTTCCAACCACCAAGCCATCATCGGACCAGATGCGCCGGTTGTGCGTCCCAAGCGGAGCCGTGCGCTGGACTACGAACTCGAAGTGGCGGCGATTATCGGCAAGCCGGGACGCGATATTGCGCCCGAAGACGCGATGGACTACGTGTTCGGCTTCACCATCATGAATGATTGGTCGGCGCGGGACTTGCAAATGCAGGAAATGCGCGTTTTGCTGGGACCCGCCAAAGGCAAGGATTTCGCCACCTCGCTGGGACCCTGGATTGTGACGCCCGATGAACTGGCTGATGTCGCCACAGACCGCCCCGGCGTGTATGACTTGACGATGGTGGCGCGGGTCAACGGGGAAGAACGCTCGCGCGGCAACTGGAAGGACATTTACTATTCGTTTGGCGAGATGATTGCGCGCGCGTCTGAAGATGTCTGGCTCTATCCCGGCGATGTCATCGGCTCTGGCACGGTGGGCACAGGGTGCTTGCTGGAAATCACCCGCGCGCAAGGCCCCTGGCTGGAACCGGGCGATGTCGTGGAACTGGAAGTGGAGCGGCTGGGCGTCTTGCGCAACCGTGTCGCCGCTCCTGATGAAACAACCGACTGA
- a CDS encoding succinate dehydrogenase hydrophobic membrane anchor subunit, translating into MFEALTSVRSAEQRMERSSNFELFAWFFMRVSGILLLLIAVGHLFYMHFVVGVANIDFALIAERWENPLWRIYDTFLLVFAFTHGTNGMRYIIDDYFRGGVRVTLKILLYLLYFALMLMGSYVIFTFRA; encoded by the coding sequence ATGTTTGAAGCACTGACCTCCGTCCGTTCGGCCGAACAGCGCATGGAGCGGTCGAGCAACTTTGAGTTGTTCGCCTGGTTCTTCATGCGTGTGAGCGGTATCCTGCTGCTTCTGATTGCAGTGGGGCACCTCTTCTACATGCACTTTGTGGTGGGGGTAGCCAACATTGATTTTGCCCTGATTGCGGAACGCTGGGAAAACCCCCTCTGGCGCATTTACGATACGTTCTTGCTGGTGTTTGCGTTCACGCACGGCACAAACGGCATGCGCTACATCATTGATGATTACTTCCGCGGTGGTGTCCGCGTCACGCTGAAAATCTTGCTCTACTTGCTCTACTTCGCGCTTATGCTGATGGGCTCATATGTCATTTTTACGTTCCGGGCCTAA
- a CDS encoding UDP-glucuronic acid decarboxylase family protein, translating to MRVLITGAAGFLGSHLCDRFLAEGHEVIGMDNFLTGHTANIAHLAGHDRFTFIKHDVTNYIFIDGPLDAILHFASPASPVDYLRYPIQTLKVGALGTHKTLGLAKAKGARYLLASTSEVYGDPLVHPQSEDYWGNVNPIGPRGVYDEAKRFAEAMTMAYHRSHGLDTRIVRIFNTYGPRMRINDGRVVPNFISQALRGEPLTVYGDGSQTRSFCYVDDLIDGIYRLLMSDEVEPVNIGNPHEMTILQFAELINEMTGNTAGIRFEPLPVDDPKVRQPDITKARRILGWEPKISLEEGLRRTIPYFRERLGL from the coding sequence ATGCGCGTATTGATTACCGGCGCCGCCGGTTTTCTGGGGTCACATCTTTGCGACCGGTTTCTTGCCGAAGGGCACGAAGTGATTGGCATGGACAATTTTCTTACCGGGCACACCGCCAATATCGCCCACCTCGCAGGCCATGACCGCTTCACCTTCATCAAACATGACGTGACCAACTACATCTTTATTGATGGTCCCCTGGACGCCATTTTGCACTTTGCGTCGCCCGCCAGTCCGGTGGATTACCTGCGCTATCCCATTCAAACGCTGAAAGTCGGCGCCCTGGGCACGCACAAAACGTTGGGGCTGGCGAAAGCCAAAGGCGCGCGTTATCTGCTCGCGTCAACCAGTGAAGTGTACGGCGACCCGCTCGTCCACCCCCAGAGTGAAGACTACTGGGGCAACGTCAATCCGATCGGGCCACGTGGGGTGTACGATGAAGCCAAACGCTTCGCCGAAGCCATGACCATGGCGTATCACCGCTCGCATGGGTTAGATACGCGCATTGTGCGCATTTTCAACACCTACGGTCCACGCATGCGCATCAACGATGGGCGCGTCGTTCCCAACTTTATCTCGCAAGCCTTGCGCGGCGAACCGCTCACCGTCTATGGCGACGGCTCGCAAACGCGCTCTTTCTGCTATGTGGATGACCTCATTGATGGCATTTACCGCCTGCTGATGAGCGATGAAGTCGAACCGGTGAACATCGGCAACCCGCACGAAATGACCATTTTGCAGTTTGCTGAACTCATCAACGAAATGACGGGCAACACCGCCGGCATTCGGTTCGAGCCTTTGCCGGTGGACGACCCCAAAGTGCGCCAGCCGGACATCACCAAAGCGCGCCGTATCCTGGGATGGGAACCGAAAATTTCTTTGGAAGAAGGCTTGCGCCGCACAATTCCCTATTTCCGCGAACGCTTGGGGCTCTGA
- a CDS encoding undecaprenyl-diphosphate phosphatase, producing the protein MDLVQAIILGIVQGATEFIPISSSGHLVLVPWLLGWEDPGLTYDAIVHWGTLLAVLSFFWRDFWEIARNFLSGLVRGQVWGDQTRLGWLLIVGTLPAAVIGLLLESQFEALFGKPQWVALFLMGTGCLLWLSERWRQSGKTLSDMGVPDALVIGFAQALAITPGISRSGSTIAAGLLRGLDRATAARFSFLLMAPIVFGAGAKKTLDLLSAGVDSATLLPVGLGFLAAAFTGYVSIGFLMRYLQRATLHLFAYWCWGFGLFCFVLALWRGG; encoded by the coding sequence ATGGATCTTGTGCAAGCCATCATTTTAGGCATCGTGCAGGGGGCAACGGAATTTATCCCCATTTCAAGTAGCGGGCATTTGGTGCTTGTGCCCTGGTTGTTGGGCTGGGAAGACCCCGGCTTGACCTACGATGCGATTGTACACTGGGGCACATTGTTGGCGGTGCTTTCCTTTTTCTGGCGCGATTTTTGGGAGATTGCGCGCAATTTTTTGAGCGGTTTGGTACGCGGCCAGGTGTGGGGCGACCAAACGCGCCTGGGCTGGTTGCTCATCGTTGGCACACTCCCCGCAGCAGTGATTGGTCTGTTGCTGGAAAGCCAATTTGAAGCGCTGTTTGGGAAACCGCAATGGGTGGCGCTCTTCCTGATGGGAACGGGATGCTTGCTCTGGTTGAGCGAGCGCTGGCGACAATCGGGCAAAACTTTGTCCGACATGGGGGTGCCCGATGCGCTGGTGATTGGGTTCGCGCAAGCCCTGGCAATTACGCCCGGCATCTCTCGTAGCGGCAGTACCATCGCGGCGGGCTTGCTGCGTGGGCTGGACCGCGCAACGGCGGCGCGTTTCAGTTTCTTGCTGATGGCGCCCATCGTGTTTGGCGCTGGGGCGAAAAAAACGCTTGACTTGCTCAGCGCCGGTGTGGACAGTGCCACCCTGCTCCCTGTGGGGCTTGGGTTTCTTGCCGCAGCGTTCACCGGCTATGTGAGCATCGGGTTTCTGATGCGCTATCTGCAGCGCGCGACTTTGCACCTGTTTGCCTACTGGTGTTGGGGCTTTGGGCTTTTCTGCTTTGTGTTGGCGCTGTGGCGTGGCGGGTGA
- a CDS encoding mechanosensitive ion channel family protein translates to MPVETLNTITRNEFLAIVLFYALAWFVARFSRRMAGRVARMRRLHPYARPQRLDTLEELIASLISLVAFVAATIASLAQFVSADTLVWGIGLFSAAFGLSARPIISDFMAGISFLFEDTFAVGEKVEVVGIEGVIEQVNVRTTWIRGRLGEQYVVPNGEIRIVRNFSRGQFSNASVRVRIPSEHLEEAITVLETAAEEAFQALPALLEPWRVIAEETTLGETAELLVLAKAEYGHGAEVRPRLMAFIQRKLAAAGVPLKG, encoded by the coding sequence ATGCCGGTGGAGACACTGAACACGATAACTCGCAATGAATTTCTAGCGATTGTGCTGTTTTATGCGCTCGCCTGGTTTGTCGCGCGTTTCTCGCGGCGCATGGCTGGGCGTGTGGCGCGTATGCGGCGCTTGCATCCCTACGCGCGCCCGCAGCGGCTGGATACGCTGGAAGAACTGATTGCGAGCCTGATCTCACTTGTGGCGTTTGTCGCGGCGACCATTGCATCGCTGGCGCAGTTTGTCAGCGCCGATACGCTTGTGTGGGGGATTGGCTTGTTCAGCGCCGCGTTTGGGTTGAGCGCCCGCCCCATTATCAGCGATTTTATGGCTGGCATCAGTTTTTTGTTTGAAGACACGTTTGCCGTGGGCGAAAAAGTCGAAGTTGTCGGCATTGAAGGCGTCATCGAGCAGGTGAATGTGCGCACCACCTGGATTCGGGGGCGGCTCGGCGAGCAATACGTTGTGCCCAATGGCGAAATTCGTATCGTGCGCAATTTCAGCCGCGGGCAGTTTTCCAATGCCTCAGTGCGCGTGCGTATCCCCAGCGAGCATCTGGAAGAAGCCATCACCGTGCTTGAAACGGCGGCGGAAGAAGCGTTCCAGGCGCTTCCGGCGCTTCTGGAACCGTGGCGCGTCATTGCCGAGGAAACGACGCTGGGCGAAACCGCCGAACTGCTGGTGCTTGCCAAAGCCGAATATGGGCATGGCGCCGAAGTGCGCCCGCGCCTGATGGCGTTCATCCAGCGTAAATTGGCGGCGGCTGGCGTCCCGTTGAAAGGCTGA
- the sdhC gene encoding succinate dehydrogenase, cytochrome b556 subunit produces the protein MVQSGLRLLVKEGLRYRGREGQWAWLLHRLTGIGVFLFLALHIFDIFLMSFGEDVFNELVFLYHQPWARIGHIFLFFGLLFHAFNGIRITIMDFWPSLWRYQRQGVWIQTVIFLAVFIPSTIAILIEILSH, from the coding sequence ATGGTACAAAGTGGCCTTCGTCTGTTAGTGAAGGAAGGCCTGCGGTACCGAGGGCGTGAAGGCCAGTGGGCTTGGCTCTTGCATCGCCTCACCGGTATCGGGGTGTTCCTTTTCCTCGCGTTGCACATTTTCGATATTTTCTTGATGAGTTTCGGCGAAGACGTTTTCAACGAACTCGTGTTCCTCTATCACCAACCGTGGGCGCGTATCGGGCACATTTTCCTCTTCTTCGGATTGCTCTTCCACGCGTTCAACGGCATTCGCATCACCATTATGGACTTTTGGCCGTCGTTGTGGCGCTATCAGCGCCAGGGCGTCTGGATTCAGACGGTCATTTTCCTGGCGGTGTTCATCCCGTCCACCATTGCCATCCTGATTGAAATTCTGAGCCACTAA
- the hppD gene encoding 4-hydroxyphenylpyruvate dioxygenase yields MVQTQTPETRPMTEEGDFLQLKGVDHIHIWVGNAKHAMYYWWKGFGFKPVAYSGLETGNREFCSYVLESRKIRIVVSSAYHATSEIAAHHLLHGDGVKVVAFGVDDVEHAFRVTTERGARPAWGPREEHDDFGAYRTAAIHTYGDTLHVFVDRSDYTGPFAPTYQPIEYEADHAGLAAVDHIVGNVQLGKMNYWVDFYHRVMGFRQILHFDDEDISTEYSALMSKVMSDGSGRIKMPINEPAEGRRKSQIEEYLDYYYTPGVQHIAMLTDDIIETVSKLRRNGIEFLRVPDTYYDILPERVGEIREPLDAIRELGILVDRDDEGYLLQIFTKPLQERPTLFIEVIQRRGSRGFGKGNFKALFEAIELEQARRGNL; encoded by the coding sequence ATGGTGCAAACACAAACCCCCGAAACGCGCCCGATGACCGAAGAGGGCGATTTTCTCCAACTCAAAGGCGTTGACCACATCCATATTTGGGTGGGGAACGCCAAACATGCCATGTACTATTGGTGGAAAGGCTTTGGGTTCAAGCCGGTGGCCTATTCCGGGCTGGAAACCGGCAACCGCGAATTTTGTTCCTACGTCCTCGAATCGCGCAAAATCCGCATTGTAGTTTCATCTGCATACCATGCCACAAGTGAAATTGCCGCCCATCACCTGTTGCATGGCGACGGCGTGAAGGTGGTGGCGTTCGGCGTGGACGACGTGGAGCACGCCTTCCGCGTCACGACGGAGCGCGGCGCACGCCCGGCGTGGGGTCCCCGTGAAGAGCACGACGACTTTGGCGCCTACCGCACCGCCGCCATTCACACCTACGGCGACACCTTGCACGTCTTTGTTGACCGCTCCGATTACACAGGTCCCTTTGCCCCGACGTATCAGCCCATCGAATACGAAGCCGACCACGCCGGTTTGGCGGCGGTTGATCACATTGTGGGCAACGTGCAACTGGGCAAGATGAACTACTGGGTGGACTTCTACCATCGCGTGATGGGCTTCCGCCAGATTTTGCACTTCGACGATGAAGATATCAGCACCGAGTATTCGGCGCTGATGTCCAAAGTGATGAGCGATGGGAGCGGGCGTATCAAAATGCCCATCAACGAGCCCGCCGAAGGTCGCCGCAAGAGCCAGATTGAAGAATACCTTGATTACTACTACACCCCCGGCGTTCAGCACATTGCCATGCTGACGGACGACATTATCGAAACGGTGAGCAAACTGCGCCGCAACGGGATTGAATTCTTGCGCGTGCCCGATACGTACTACGATATTTTGCCTGAGCGCGTGGGTGAAATCCGCGAGCCGCTGGACGCCATCCGCGAATTGGGCATTCTGGTTGACCGTGACGATGAGGGCTACCTGTTGCAAATCTTCACCAAGCCTTTGCAAGAACGCCCCACGCTCTTCATCGAAGTCATTCAGCGGCGTGGCAGCCGTGGGTTTGGCAAGGGGAACTTCAAGGCGTTGTTTGAAGCCATCGAGTTGGAACAGGCGCGGCGCGGCAACCTCTGA
- a CDS encoding DUF3592 domain-containing protein, producing MLRRIPLTKPVTWIGLILLVLGALLLRHGWRWYHETHNRLATYARTEGQVVALVAEVKDDEDGNIVWHPVVEFTTASGERVQFQETSGFGFRAFAPHVGQTVDVVYNPDTPEEAMLASWLTLWFPVVGLGCLGGVTLFFGLVLLLEAWSAE from the coding sequence ATGTTGAGGCGCATCCCGCTGACGAAACCCGTCACCTGGATTGGGCTGATTTTGCTGGTGTTGGGAGCACTACTGCTCCGGCATGGGTGGCGCTGGTACCATGAAACACACAATCGGCTGGCGACCTATGCCCGCACAGAAGGGCAAGTTGTGGCGCTGGTGGCGGAGGTCAAGGATGACGAGGATGGCAACATTGTGTGGCACCCCGTGGTGGAATTTACGACGGCCTCGGGGGAGCGTGTGCAATTTCAGGAGACAAGCGGGTTCGGTTTTCGCGCATTCGCGCCGCACGTGGGGCAAACGGTGGATGTGGTGTACAATCCCGACACCCCCGAAGAGGCCATGCTGGCTTCGTGGCTGACGCTCTGGTTCCCGGTTGTCGGGCTGGGATGCCTGGGCGGCGTGACGTTGTTCTTTGGGCTGGTGCTCTTGCTGGAAGCATGGAGTGCTGAATAG
- a CDS encoding flavin reductase family protein produces MERNAHDIPWRSMYKLLTGAIVPRPIGWISTVDVEGRPNLAPFSFFNAICSNPPHVLFCPGVRSTDGAPKDTLRNVRATGEFVVNIVTEDLLDAMNLTSTELPPDVDEFAYAGLTPMPSVVVRPPRVAESPIHFECRVVHIYDVGHEPGAGSVVIGEVVHVHVADDLLLDGDKIDIRALKPVGRLAGGEYCLVREIVHVPRPPSRIRPSHT; encoded by the coding sequence ATGGAGCGCAACGCACACGACATTCCCTGGCGTTCGATGTACAAACTCCTGACGGGCGCTATTGTTCCGCGACCCATCGGCTGGATTTCCACCGTTGATGTGGAAGGACGCCCCAACCTGGCGCCCTTTTCGTTCTTCAACGCCATTTGCTCCAACCCGCCGCATGTGCTGTTTTGCCCCGGCGTGCGGAGTACTGACGGCGCGCCCAAAGACACCTTGCGCAACGTGCGCGCAACGGGCGAATTTGTGGTGAACATTGTGACCGAGGACTTGCTCGACGCCATGAACCTCACTTCGACGGAGTTGCCCCCTGATGTGGACGAATTCGCCTATGCCGGGCTGACACCGATGCCGTCGGTGGTGGTGCGCCCGCCGCGCGTGGCGGAAAGCCCGATTCACTTTGAGTGCCGTGTGGTGCATATCTACGATGTCGGGCACGAACCGGGGGCGGGGAGTGTGGTGATTGGTGAAGTCGTGCATGTGCATGTCGCCGACGATCTCCTGCTCGACGGCGACAAAATTGACATTCGCGCCCTCAAACCAGTTGGGCGCTTGGCGGGGGGCGAGTACTGTCTCGTGCGCGAGATTGTGCACGTTCCGCGTCCCCCTTCACGCATTCGCCCTTCGCATACTTGA
- a CDS encoding homogentisate 1,2-dioxygenase has protein sequence MPFYHRLGEIPQKRHVQFRKPDGGLYREEVMGLEGFSGIQSILYHYFLPPRVKHIEDLGPALPNYVDFGPLRHRAFATADIPAGGDALSSRRVLMGNDDVQLGVSRPTESMTYFYRNAQSYEVWFVHEGEGVLRSQFGRLEFMPGDYIIIPFGVTWMMELTTPEARFFTIEAPSQIEPPKRYRNKYGQLLEHAPYCERDFRVPQVLETFTERGEFEVRVKVRNRLTRHILDHHPFDVVGWDGYLYPWIFNIHDFMPITGKIHQPPPVHQTFEAFNFVVCSFVPRLYDYHPEAIPAPYNHSNVNSDEVIYYCEGNFMSRKGIERCDITLHPFGLPHGPQPGATEASIGKTSTEELAVMVDTFRPLQVTADALELEKENYWASWLEGDGT, from the coding sequence ATGCCTTTCTATCACCGCTTGGGGGAAATCCCGCAGAAGCGGCATGTGCAATTCCGCAAGCCTGATGGCGGCTTGTATCGTGAAGAAGTCATGGGGCTGGAAGGCTTTTCGGGAATCCAATCCATCTTGTACCACTACTTTTTGCCGCCCCGCGTCAAACATATCGAAGATTTGGGGCCCGCGTTGCCCAACTACGTGGATTTTGGACCGCTTCGCCACCGTGCGTTTGCCACAGCGGACATTCCCGCCGGCGGGGATGCGCTTTCGTCGCGGCGCGTGCTCATGGGCAACGATGACGTGCAACTGGGGGTGAGCCGCCCAACGGAGAGCATGACCTACTTTTACCGCAATGCGCAATCATACGAAGTCTGGTTTGTGCATGAGGGCGAAGGGGTTTTGCGGTCGCAGTTTGGGCGGCTTGAATTTATGCCCGGCGATTACATTATCATTCCGTTCGGCGTGACCTGGATGATGGAACTGACCACGCCCGAAGCGCGTTTCTTCACCATCGAAGCCCCCTCGCAAATCGAACCGCCGAAACGCTATCGCAACAAGTATGGGCAATTGCTGGAACACGCCCCCTATTGCGAGCGCGACTTCCGCGTGCCGCAAGTGCTTGAAACGTTCACCGAGCGCGGCGAGTTTGAGGTGCGTGTCAAGGTGCGCAATCGTCTCACGCGCCACATTCTGGACCATCATCCCTTTGATGTGGTGGGCTGGGATGGGTATCTCTACCCCTGGATTTTCAACATTCACGATTTCATGCCCATCACTGGCAAAATTCACCAGCCGCCGCCTGTTCACCAGACCTTTGAAGCCTTCAACTTTGTGGTCTGCTCGTTTGTGCCGCGCCTGTACGACTACCACCCTGAGGCGATTCCAGCGCCCTACAACCACTCCAACGTCAATTCCGATGAAGTGATTTACTACTGCGAGGGCAACTTCATGTCGCGCAAGGGGATTGAGCGGTGCGATATTACACTGCACCCCTTTGGCTTGCCGCATGGTCCACAACCCGGCGCAACCGAAGCCAGTATCGGCAAAACCAGCACCGAAGAGTTGGCGGTCATGGTGGACACGTTCCGCCCCTTGCAGGTCACAGCGGACGCGCTCGAATTGGAAAAGGAAAACTACTGGGCATCCTGGCTGGAAGGAGACGGGACCTGA